The stretch of DNA ATTAACCtgctaaagatttattaagagATATTGTTCGTTATATAGTAATACTCCTGTATCTCACCCACACATTCAGAGAATAATTATCTGAATACAGCTTCATTATCAAGGttttttcatacataaaaaaaaagtcaaatactTTGACAAACTTTTACATAGGAAATGAAAAACTAAACATTTAGGaaatcttctatttttttatttcttaactttttttttattcgaagagaaaaaaaaatacaaatgaattatttttcatttaatctaATTCCGCAAATTGttcaaaaagctttaatcCAGAATTCCTTtgtacaaaagaaatttaataatttccttcaaaatttcaGTTATTTTGGGATTTCCATAAACAGTATTGTAATACGTTTCAATGGATTCCGGAGTTGGATTTGCAAGAGCTTCCAAGTCCATTTCCGCTGGATCGAGCAAAAATGCCGGCAGGAAGCATAATCCCAAAAGAATTTCCATACTTCCAAGCCTCAGCATATCGATGTTTATGTCCAACAAGGTAGGGCCTCTCCTCAGGCATCCTATGCGATTTAGGTAGTCGGTTAGAGCGGTATGATAAATCATGAGAACCTCGCCCTGTCTTCGTCTCACATCAGCATTTCCCAGTAAGTACATAACGTAGAATAAATCAATCGCCGGTGATGCCCAGAAGCATAATTGAAAGTCCAGGAAGAATATCTCATTGATATCCTGTCCATTCATTAGGAACATCATGTTCCTCAGATGGAAGTCTCCGTGACAGAGAACGTTGAATCCTGGTTCGGGGTTGGGTTTATATGAATTCAGCAACCTCTGCGTGAAAACAGGAgtgatattttcaattttctcagcaATTTCCTCATATCCTGGCCAGGTTTTTATGAACTTCTTCAACGTTTCGAGTCCCGCGAAGAAAAccttaattttatcaattgatttttcattcaacagCACCCCTGTGCATTCCGGAAGTTGAAGATCATAGGAATATTTCTGAAAAggatatttgttttaatatttaaatttgattttgaaaaatatgtggGTACTTACATTGTCATTCATGTAAAAGGATAGAGCGTGAAATTTAGCCAATTTCTTTACGATCTTTATGGTATTTTCGAAATCAAATAGATCGGGGCTCATTGtaaaaccaatttttgaaatatcttCAAAAATAAGAACAGGAGGATCTTCGCAATAATAGATTATtctgaaatttaaagatttatgagaattttcaaaaaagaaaaatttgaaaaattcttacttTGGTGAAATCTTTTCATAATCTCCAATTGATTCCATAATCCTTTTCATTTCAGGCAGAACCTTCGTATACATCTtgatttctctctcaaaaattGGCATTTCTTGGAGAAGATCCTTTTTCATACCA from Lutzomyia longipalpis isolate SR_M1_2022 chromosome 1, ASM2433408v1 encodes:
- the LOC129792405 gene encoding uncharacterized protein LOC129792405, whose translation is MENDKNEVRYNKDELSPPDFLNEDYFRKVLQKEENDEALMIRDFKVIPGTKPGDHFASIMFKAIVSYTTKGKEVSERSLVVKTMPIEDGMKKDLLQEMPIFEREIKMYTKVLPEMKRIMESIGDYEKISPKIIYYCEDPPVLIFEDISKIGFTMSPDLFDFENTIKIVKKLAKFHALSFYMNDNKYSYDLQLPECTGVLLNEKSIDKIKVFFAGLETLKKFIKTWPGYEEIAEKIENITPVFTQRLLNSYKPNPEPGFNVLCHGDFHLRNMMFLMNGQDINEIFFLDFQLCFWASPAIDLFYVMYLLGNADVRRRQGEVLMIYHTALTDYLNRIGCLRRGPTLLDINIDMLRLGSMEILLGLCFLPAFLLDPAEMDLEALANPTPESIETYYNTVYGNPKITEILKEIIKFLLYKGILD